One segment of Geminicoccaceae bacterium DNA contains the following:
- a CDS encoding cytochrome c oxidase subunit 3 produces MSVSTADIVADPDVSEPCRIIGNERTHADHRERALGFWLYLMSDAILFAILFANYGVLLYGVAGGPRPHEVFSLDTAAYETAALLISSLTFGFVSICALSGKRFAAIFWLLVTMGLGACFLYFEFHEFAGLVAEGSGPWRSGFLSGFFALVGAHGLHVSVGMIMLAVLVLQLLVKGTTEPVLSRLYRVGLFWHFLDIIWIGIFSFVYLPGVLP; encoded by the coding sequence ATGAGCGTGAGTACGGCCGACATCGTAGCGGATCCGGATGTCAGCGAGCCCTGCCGGATCATCGGCAACGAGCGTACGCACGCCGACCATCGCGAGCGCGCGCTCGGCTTCTGGCTCTACCTGATGAGCGACGCCATCCTGTTCGCGATCCTGTTCGCGAATTACGGCGTCCTTCTTTATGGCGTCGCCGGTGGACCACGCCCCCACGAAGTATTTTCGCTCGATACCGCCGCCTATGAAACGGCCGCACTGCTCATCTCGAGCCTCACCTTCGGGTTCGTGTCGATCTGCGCACTTTCCGGAAAACGGTTCGCAGCGATCTTCTGGCTGCTGGTGACGATGGGACTGGGAGCCTGTTTCCTGTATTTCGAATTCCATGAATTTGCGGGCCTCGTGGCCGAAGGATCCGGGCCCTGGCGCAGCGGTTTCCTTTCCGGCTTCTTTGCGCTTGTCGGAGCCCATGGGCTGCATGTGAGCGTCGGCATGATCATGCTGGCCGTGCTCGTCCTGCAGCTTCTCGTCAAGGGAACGACCGAGCCCGTATTGTCCCGCCTCTATCGGGTCGGATTGTTCTGGCATTTCCTCGATATCATCTGGATCGGCATTTTCTCGTTCGTCTATCTGCCGGGAGTCCTGCCATGA
- a CDS encoding cbb3-type cytochrome c oxidase subunit I, with translation MLGRLTYDSLPFYSPVAFGGALVTVLGAVAAVGLLTYFRLWGWLWHNYLTTVDHKKIGIMYIVFAFVMLVRGFVDAIMMRAHQMLSAFGGGFLEGDHFAQVFSAHGTIMIFFMATPFMSGLINFVMPQQIGARDVAFPYLNALSFWLTAGAGGLVLISLVLGKFSTAGWTGYPPYSGAARTPGVGVDYWIWALFISGWGTTMSGINFLVTILRRRAPGMTLMRMPVFTWTAACTSVIILIAFPALTVAITLLGLDRVIGTHFFTSDAGGNFMNFANMFWMWGHPEVYLLVLPAFGVFSEVTATFSGKPLYGYSAMVRATLVITVVSALVWLHHFFTMGSSATVNAVFGIATMIIGVPTGLKVFNWMFTMYRGRVRLHSAIYWTVGFIVLFVIGGATGVMHAIVPLDFNLHNTTFLVAHFHNMLIPGVLFGFLAGYQYWFPKAIGFTLDEKWGKLSFWGWFSGFLLVFMPLYALGLMGLPRRTGQIYDSSLWPLLTVSFIGACAVLFGIIALGVQLWVSIRDRNRLRDTSGDPWDGRTLEWSVPSPTPEFNFARIPRVDGIDSFAMAKRAGEPVPVGPPEDIEMPNPTRSAMAAGVLAFLGGFGAIWEMWWLFGICAAGMLLIVIARSFIDHDEHEVPASEVERIMQSSRAEGMAVAGATS, from the coding sequence ATGCTGGGCCGTCTTACCTACGATTCTCTGCCGTTCTACAGCCCTGTTGCCTTCGGTGGCGCGCTGGTCACCGTGCTCGGTGCCGTCGCCGCCGTCGGATTGCTGACCTATTTCCGCCTCTGGGGCTGGCTCTGGCACAACTACCTGACAACGGTCGATCACAAGAAGATCGGCATCATGTACATCGTATTCGCCTTTGTCATGCTGGTCCGCGGCTTTGTCGATGCGATCATGATGCGCGCCCACCAGATGCTTTCGGCCTTCGGCGGCGGCTTCCTCGAAGGTGATCATTTCGCGCAGGTATTCTCCGCCCATGGCACGATCATGATATTCTTCATGGCCACGCCATTCATGTCCGGACTGATCAACTTCGTCATGCCGCAGCAGATCGGTGCCCGCGATGTCGCCTTCCCCTATCTCAACGCCCTCAGTTTCTGGCTCACCGCCGGTGCCGGCGGGCTCGTGCTCATCTCGCTGGTCCTCGGCAAGTTCTCCACGGCCGGATGGACCGGATATCCACCCTACTCCGGAGCGGCGCGCACGCCGGGCGTCGGCGTCGATTACTGGATCTGGGCCCTGTTCATCTCGGGTTGGGGCACCACCATGTCGGGGATCAATTTCCTCGTCACGATCCTGCGGCGGCGGGCACCGGGAATGACGCTGATGCGCATGCCGGTCTTCACATGGACGGCGGCCTGCACCAGCGTCATCATCCTCATCGCCTTTCCGGCATTGACCGTGGCCATCACCCTGCTGGGCCTCGACCGGGTCATCGGCACGCATTTCTTCACCAGCGATGCCGGCGGCAATTTCATGAACTTCGCCAACATGTTCTGGATGTGGGGACATCCGGAGGTCTATCTGCTGGTTCTGCCAGCCTTCGGCGTGTTCTCCGAGGTGACCGCGACGTTCTCGGGCAAGCCCCTCTACGGATACAGTGCCATGGTCCGGGCCACCCTGGTCATCACGGTCGTGTCGGCCCTCGTGTGGCTGCATCACTTCTTCACGATGGGCTCCAGTGCCACGGTCAACGCCGTTTTCGGCATCGCCACCATGATCATCGGTGTTCCGACCGGACTGAAGGTCTTCAACTGGATGTTCACGATGTATCGCGGCCGGGTGAGATTGCATTCGGCAATCTACTGGACCGTCGGTTTCATCGTCCTGTTCGTCATCGGTGGTGCGACCGGTGTCATGCACGCCATCGTGCCGCTCGACTTCAACCTGCACAACACGACCTTCCTCGTCGCCCACTTCCACAACATGCTGATCCCGGGCGTCCTGTTCGGCTTTCTTGCCGGCTATCAGTACTGGTTCCCCAAGGCGATCGGCTTCACCCTCGACGAGAAATGGGGCAAGCTCTCCTTCTGGGGATGGTTCTCCGGTTTTCTGCTGGTGTTCATGCCACTCTATGCACTGGGGCTCATGGGACTGCCACGCAGGACCGGACAGATCTACGACTCCTCTCTCTGGCCGTTGCTGACCGTCTCGTTCATCGGTGCCTGTGCCGTTCTTTTCGGCATCATCGCACTCGGCGTCCAGCTCTGGGTCAGTATCCGCGACCGCAACCGCCTTCGCGACACCTCCGGCGACCCCTGGGACGGACGTACACTCGAATGGTCGGTCCCCTCGCCCACGCCCGAATTCAATTTCGCCCGGATACCGCGGGTCGACGGCATCGACAGTTTCGCCATGGCCAAGCGCGCCGGCGAGCCTGTGCCGGTGGGTCCGCCGGAGGATATCGAAATGCCGAACCCGACCCGCTCGGCCATGGCCGCCGGTGTCCTGGCCTTTCTGGGCGGTTTCGGAGCGATCTGGGAGATGTGGTGGCTCTTCGGCATCTGTGCCGCGGGCATGCTGCTCATCGTCATCGCCCGCAGCTTCATCGACCATGACGAACATGAAGTTCCCGCTTCGGAGGTCGAGCGGATCATGCAATCTTCCCGGGCAGAGGGCATGGCCGTTGCCGGAGCGACATCATGA
- a CDS encoding cytochrome C oxidase subunit IV family protein yields MIPPYLRKPEISDYITGFLLAIILTALAFAIASLGGIGRTPTIMIISFLAVIQMGVHLRFFLHYSTSRTPIEARIALFLAGLLATIMVGGGMWAMIDLHHRMMP; encoded by the coding sequence ATGATCCCTCCCTATCTGCGCAAACCGGAAATCAGCGACTATATCACAGGCTTCCTGCTGGCCATTATCCTCACCGCACTCGCCTTCGCGATTGCCTCCCTTGGCGGGATCGGCCGCACCCCGACCATCATGATCATCTCCTTTCTCGCCGTGATCCAGATGGGCGTGCACCTGCGGTTCTTCCTGCACTACTCCACCAGCCGCACCCCGATCGAGGCCCGCATCGCGCTGTTCCTCGCGGGACTGCTCGCCACGATCATGGTGGGAGGAGGCATGTGGGCCATGATCGACCTGCACCATCGCATGATGCCCTGA
- a CDS encoding COX aromatic rich motif-containing protein yields MASVALPAILPACSTAGMPMLNPIGTVASAQLELLMWSTLIMLSIIVPVIMGTLWIVWHYRSTSGKATYDPEFRESKFLHGVTLFAPLVIIIALGGLNWVYTHRLDPYRPVDAEERPFEIQAVSLDYKWLFIYPDAGVATVNELVAPVDEPVTIRITSDPMMTALFIPGLTSQIYAMPGMETRANFHADREGVLDGANAMFSGPGFENQRFETRLLGREKFDNWIRSMGAGSASLPDDAEVKEVKNEPLLDMAGYRKLAERTQGYPLTHFASVETGLFAKIVRLFDPGYSMNPLPSTAEYDGGN; encoded by the coding sequence ATGGCATCTGTTGCCCTGCCCGCGATCCTCCCGGCCTGTTCCACTGCCGGAATGCCGATGCTCAACCCGATCGGCACGGTAGCCTCCGCCCAGCTTGAGCTGCTGATGTGGTCGACGCTGATCATGCTGTCGATCATCGTGCCCGTCATCATGGGAACATTGTGGATCGTCTGGCATTACCGGTCGACATCCGGCAAGGCAACCTACGATCCCGAGTTCCGCGAGTCGAAGTTCCTACACGGCGTGACCCTGTTCGCTCCGCTGGTCATCATCATTGCCCTGGGGGGCCTCAACTGGGTCTATACCCACAGGCTCGATCCCTATCGGCCGGTCGATGCTGAAGAACGTCCCTTTGAAATCCAGGCCGTCAGCCTCGACTACAAGTGGCTGTTCATCTACCCCGATGCCGGTGTCGCCACGGTCAATGAACTCGTGGCTCCGGTGGACGAACCGGTCACCATCCGCATCACCTCCGACCCGATGATGACGGCCCTGTTCATTCCCGGCCTCACCAGCCAGATCTATGCCATGCCCGGCATGGAAACCCGTGCGAACTTCCATGCCGACCGGGAAGGCGTTCTCGACGGGGCCAATGCCATGTTTTCAGGTCCGGGTTTCGAGAACCAGCGGTTCGAGACCAGGCTTCTCGGTCGAGAGAAATTCGACAATTGGATCAGGTCAATGGGTGCGGGTTCGGCCTCGCTCCCGGACGATGCCGAAGTGAAGGAAGTGAAGAATGAACCGCTTCTCGACATGGCAGGCTACAGGAAGCTCGCTGAAAGGACCCAGGGCTATCCGCTCACCCATTTTGCCAGTGTCGAAACCGGGTTGTTCGCAAAGATCGTGCGGCTGTTCGATCCGGGTTATTCGATGAATCCACTGCCATCGACCGCCGAATACGACGGGGGAAACTGA